The following are encoded together in the Anopheles nili chromosome 3, idAnoNiliSN_F5_01, whole genome shotgun sequence genome:
- the LOC128725495 gene encoding uncharacterized protein LOC128725495, which produces MDSNSLLSMNLALNVARKCRICGMDILDLTCAFPIFGNERLDRKIERYLHLNVHMDDLLPKCICGSCYLKLESIDQFALMANRTEEAFRAWIGRLRGLNCPTEVAKNVNVVLPLFRPDPELLEAQKSPPIHAASSPKDSTSTPAGDKSAISYSDLKLGLLIKDQELLKLILKALKWAENDRRASFEVLIQRLKNTSFREILSNRNLLNDSDLTQLLKSYIGQGVMNSPLVQASSTAGSPLSNNNNGPSAIVLQPGSVVQPAESFPDASVVKDIVQSTPSQLDGTVLSGGATVNEYRIDEGNVTQMEVGVDPDLYLPYEDEDSNSTTKYDVRIEERQENTVTIKLVTTNLAGDMIENKRMIPAILNVRGSKRFQCSGCPECFATNGELQQHIVTRHMHRTNRTVITEKGKPAIKIRVRKNKPLSVVATGGVGGGMPLVIPSLPILCPPPPPPTTPLRLVEVEEASPEGPVTIVPLKIPASTTITVVPASPSRVEDVILPPKGDGEGHETPAIVSVTSEMKLPVESPPKVELLVRKSKRKPVNKMAKVKPRLTEADDKQKSRKVKKQDPPQMIVSVEQPTKHPRRTSGVAFCSLCRKRLPVGENLREHMEKEHARFECRMCDRVFKNALNLGRHQQCHGSGSGGKGGSGSGSGGKAKKPAKGAQTEAKESYKCTQCEKSFRRNQNLQLHMYHHTRNAKMKTSAPEVKPTAMSGASGLRKRTKLTSATGSGSSVEGSRVSRKSEVVTRKSAMTRKVRFST; this is translated from the exons ATGGATTCGAACAGCCTGCTGAGCATGAATCTGGCGTTGAATGTGGCGCGTAAATGCCGCATCTGCGGCATGGACATCCTGGACCTCACGTGCGCTTTCCCGATCTTTGGCAACGAGCGGTTGGaccggaaaatcgaacgctaTCTGCACCTGAAC GTGCATATGGATGATCTTCTCCCAAAGTGCATCTGTGGCTCGTGCTACCTGAAGCTCGAGAGCATCGATCAGTTTGCGCTGATGGCAAACCGTACCGAGGAAGCTTTCCGTGCTTGGATCGGTCGACTTCGGGGTCTAAACTGTCCAACGGAAGTGGCCAAAAATGTCAACGTCGTGTTGCCTTTGTTCCGGCCCGATCCCGAGCTTCTCGAAGCTCAAAAATCACCTCCAATCCACGCTGCATCCTCGCCAAAGGACTCCACGAGCACGCCAGCAGGCGACAAATCCGCCATTTCGTACAGCGATCTCAAGCTGGGTTTGCTGATCAAGGATCAGGAACTGCTGAAGCTCATCCTGAAGGCACTCAAGTGGGCCGAAAACGATCGTCGAGCATCGTTCGAGGTGTTGATACAGCGCCTGAAGAACACGAGCTTCCGGGAGATCCTTTCGAACAGGAATCTGCTGAATGATAGCGATCTAACGCAGCTGCTGAAGTCCTACATTGGTCAGGGTGTGATGAACAGCCCACTCGTACAAGCGTCCTCTACTGCAGGTAGTCCACTCAGTAACAACAATAATGGTCCATCAGCGATTGTCCTGCAACCGGGGAGCGTCGTACAACCTGCAGAAAGCTTTCCGGATGCGAGTGTGGTGAAGGACATCGTCCAAAGTACACCTTCTCAGCTTGACGGCACGGTGTTATCAGGTGGAGCGACTGTGAATGAGTACCGAATTGATGAAGGAAACGTTACACAGATGGAGGTTGGTGTTGATCCTGATCTGTACCTGCCGTATGAGGATGAAGATAGCAACAGCACGACGAAGTACGATGTTCGGATCGAGGAAAGGCAGGAGAACACCGTCACTATTAAGCTGGTGACGACGAACCTCGCTGGGGATATGATCGAGAACAAGCGT ATGATTCCAGCGATCCTGAACGTTCGCGGAAGCAAACGTTTCCAGTGCAGCGGTTGTCCGGAGTGTTTCGCAACCAACGGTGAACTTCAGCAGCACATCGTGACACGACACATGCACCGAACGAATCGCACCGTCATTacggaaaaaggcaaaccggCGATCAAAATTCGCGtccgcaaaaacaaacccctgtCCGTGGTCGCGACTggaggtgttggtggtggcatGCCTTTGGTGATTCCTTCTCTGCCTATCCTttgtccaccaccaccaccaccaacaacaccactcCGGCTGGTCGAGGTTGAGGAAGCATCACCTGAAGGTCCTGTGACGATTGTGCCGTTGAAAATTCCCGCTTCAACCACCATAACCGTGGTTCCGGCATCTCCGAGCAGGGTTGAGGATGTAATTCTTCCGCCGAAAGGGGATGGTGAAGGTCACGAAACACCTGCCATTGTTAGTGTCACTTCGGAGATGAAACTTCCGGTTGAATCACCTCCCAAAGTGGAGCTTTTGGTtcggaaatcgaaacgaaaacctGTGAACAAGATGGCTAAGGTCAAACCCCGGTTAACTGAGGCTGATGATAAGCAAAAGAGCAGGAAGGTGAAAAAACAGGATCCACCGCAGATGATCGTGTCGGTGGAGCAACCAACGAAGCACCCGAGAAGGACTTCCGGTGTGGCGTTTTGTTCCCTCTGCCGGAAGCGACTTCCGGTGGGGGAAAATCTGCGCGAACACATGGAAAAGGAACACGCGCGATTTGAGTGTCGAATGTGTGATCGAGTGTTTAAAAATGCGCTCAATTTGGGACGTCATCAGCAGTGTCACGGAAGCGGAAGTGGTGGAAAgggtggttccggttccggttccggtggaaaagctaAAAAACCAGCGAAGGGAGCGCAAACGGAGGCAAAGGAATCATACAAATGCACGCAATGTGAGAAGTCCTTCCGGAGGAATCAAAATCTACAG CTTCACATGTACCATCACACGAGGAATGCGAAGATGAAAACTTCCGCACCGGAAGTGAAACCAACGGCGATGAGTGGAGCGTCGGGTTtacgcaaacgaacgaaattgacgagtgccaccggaagcggaagtagCGTTGAGGGATCTCGAGTGTCGAGGAAGTCCGAGGTGGTGACGCGGAAAAGTGCCATGACTAGGAAAGTGAGGTTTTCTACGTGA